One Fibrobacter sp. UWB2 DNA window includes the following coding sequences:
- the panB gene encoding 3-methyl-2-oxobutanoate hydroxymethyltransferase, which yields MLTPEDIKAKKSKHEMISMITAYDFAFANIAEAAGIDQILVGDSLANTMLGYKSTREIGMTEMLIFAAAVCRGAPNTHVIGDMPYMSDKDPQTAYDNARRFLDVGCSSIKLEGTPEGVIEFLRSKDIPVCAHLGLLPQTAENFKQKGKTEEEARAIEEAAKFVDGLGCFEMVLEHIPEELGAKITKEVSAPTIGIGGGKFTDGHVLVMHDALGMHPNKIPPFATKFVDMYSVGVQGVKKYIESVKARA from the coding sequence ATGTTAACACCAGAAGATATCAAAGCAAAAAAATCCAAGCACGAAATGATTTCCATGATCACCGCCTACGACTTCGCTTTCGCAAACATTGCAGAAGCCGCCGGAATTGACCAGATTCTCGTAGGCGATAGCCTTGCAAACACAATGCTCGGTTACAAGAGCACGCGTGAAATCGGCATGACCGAAATGCTCATCTTCGCAGCCGCCGTTTGCCGCGGCGCCCCGAACACGCACGTCATTGGCGACATGCCCTACATGAGCGACAAGGATCCGCAAACCGCTTACGACAACGCCCGCCGCTTTTTGGACGTGGGCTGTTCCAGCATCAAGCTCGAAGGCACTCCCGAAGGCGTCATCGAATTTTTGCGCAGCAAGGACATTCCCGTTTGCGCCCACCTCGGACTTTTACCGCAGACTGCAGAAAACTTCAAGCAGAAAGGCAAAACCGAAGAAGAAGCTCGCGCCATTGAAGAGGCAGCAAAGTTCGTCGACGGTCTCGGATGCTTCGAAATGGTTCTCGAACACATTCCCGAAGAACTTGGTGCAAAAATCACGAAAGAAGTCTCCGCACCGACAATTGGCATTGGCGGAGGCAAGTTCACAGACGGTCATGTTCTCGTGATGCACGATGCTCTCGGCATGCATCCGAACAAAATTCCGCCGTTCGCCACAAAGTTCGTAGATATGTATTCCGTTGGTGTTCAAGGAGTTAAGAAATACATCGAAAGTGTCAAGGCTAGAGCTTAA
- a CDS encoding ATP-dependent RecD-like DNA helicase, giving the protein MQVKGSIKSITFHSQQNGFTVMRLNDIESKKVVVVTGTFPALQAGETIVVEGDWGSHPKYGKQFQATSFEYLATDDNDILEYLASGQFPGVGQKIAERIVEAFGDATADILDNNPDKFREVKIKGFPARKVEAFLARWQEARHSRETMLFLYKHEIVGSVAKRLWNKFGQATIERITQNPYMLCEEVWGIGFLKADEIAQKVGFPKDSPKRFQAALLYTLQEASVSDGHVFLPKNVLLERTFRNLRLMQDDEGAINTLLDEFEKASDSGRITREGDDCYFPPLYNAEQRIADNIKLRLRYNELPIDNFENNLAQWEREHKFSFDPIQKRAIQMALSRKISIITGGPGTGKTTILKGILYLARQMEECVSLTAPTGRAAKRMGECCGEKARTIHRLLEVDPISGKFHRDGDNKLQCNLLIVDEFSMVDTWLAASLLEATPLNARIVLVGDADQLPSVGAGNVLNDLLRCPKIPSTRLQHIFRQAGGNDIADKASKINQGISPSPIEGTNFHFLPYESADEAKDIIARLITRGIKEKIDVDTQEMQLLTPMRKGPLGIYELNNFLQDLLNPDKERIKIASGNWSTGDRVMQIRNNYDKNVFNGDVGIIYKIGKDTKKITVFYDDKTVDYEPDEADELILAYACTIHKSQGSEYPAVIVVLDSSHSIMLQRNLIYTAITRAKGHVWILSAPGAFYQAVRNNRSTRRYTRLTEKLG; this is encoded by the coding sequence GTGCAAGTTAAAGGTTCAATCAAAAGCATCACGTTCCATAGCCAGCAAAATGGCTTTACCGTGATGCGCCTGAACGATATCGAAAGCAAGAAGGTCGTTGTCGTCACAGGGACATTCCCTGCTTTGCAGGCCGGCGAAACGATTGTAGTAGAGGGCGACTGGGGTTCGCATCCGAAATACGGGAAGCAGTTCCAGGCGACTTCTTTTGAATACCTCGCTACAGACGATAACGACATCCTTGAATACTTGGCGAGTGGACAATTTCCGGGCGTGGGGCAAAAGATTGCCGAACGCATTGTGGAAGCTTTTGGCGATGCAACCGCTGACATTCTCGACAACAATCCGGACAAGTTCCGCGAAGTAAAAATCAAAGGCTTCCCCGCCCGCAAGGTGGAAGCTTTTTTGGCACGTTGGCAAGAAGCGCGTCACAGCCGCGAAACGATGCTGTTTTTGTACAAGCACGAAATTGTCGGCAGCGTGGCAAAGCGCCTTTGGAACAAGTTCGGACAAGCGACGATTGAACGCATTACGCAAAACCCGTACATGCTCTGCGAAGAAGTCTGGGGCATCGGATTTTTGAAGGCCGACGAAATCGCGCAGAAAGTCGGATTCCCGAAAGACAGCCCCAAGCGCTTCCAGGCGGCATTGCTTTACACATTGCAAGAAGCGTCTGTGAGCGATGGACATGTGTTTTTGCCGAAGAACGTGCTCCTGGAACGCACATTCCGCAACTTGCGTTTGATGCAGGACGACGAAGGCGCCATCAACACGCTCCTCGACGAATTCGAAAAGGCAAGCGATTCTGGGCGCATCACGCGCGAAGGCGACGACTGCTATTTTCCGCCGCTTTACAATGCCGAGCAGCGCATCGCAGACAACATCAAGCTCCGTTTGCGCTACAACGAACTGCCAATAGACAACTTTGAAAACAACCTTGCGCAGTGGGAACGCGAACACAAGTTCAGCTTTGACCCGATCCAAAAACGCGCAATCCAAATGGCGCTCTCGCGAAAGATTTCCATCATCACCGGTGGCCCCGGCACAGGTAAGACAACAATCCTCAAGGGGATTCTGTACCTCGCCCGCCAAATGGAAGAGTGCGTAAGCCTCACGGCCCCGACAGGGCGCGCAGCCAAGCGCATGGGCGAATGCTGTGGCGAAAAAGCCCGCACAATCCATCGTTTGCTCGAAGTAGACCCGATTTCGGGCAAGTTCCATCGCGATGGCGACAACAAGCTTCAATGCAATTTGCTCATTGTCGATGAATTCAGTATGGTCGATACGTGGCTTGCCGCCTCGCTCCTCGAAGCAACGCCACTCAATGCGCGTATCGTTCTCGTGGGCGATGCCGACCAGCTCCCCAGCGTGGGAGCTGGCAATGTGCTGAACGACTTGTTGCGTTGCCCCAAGATTCCGAGCACCCGCCTTCAGCACATTTTCCGCCAGGCCGGCGGAAACGACATCGCCGACAAAGCATCGAAAATCAATCAGGGCATTAGCCCCTCGCCCATCGAAGGCACGAATTTCCACTTTTTGCCCTACGAGTCGGCCGATGAAGCTAAAGACATCATCGCCCGCCTCATCACTCGCGGCATTAAGGAAAAAATCGACGTCGATACGCAAGAAATGCAGCTCCTCACGCCGATGCGCAAAGGACCGCTCGGCATTTACGAGCTAAATAACTTTTTGCAAGACCTCCTGAACCCCGACAAGGAACGCATCAAAATCGCGAGCGGCAACTGGAGTACTGGCGACCGCGTGATGCAAATCCGCAACAACTACGACAAGAACGTGTTCAACGGAGACGTCGGCATCATCTACAAAATCGGGAAAGACACGAAAAAAATCACGGTCTTTTACGATGACAAGACTGTCGATTACGAGCCCGATGAAGCCGATGAACTTATCCTTGCGTACGCCTGCACTATCCACAAGAGCCAGGGTAGCGAATACCCCGCCGTCATCGTCGTACTAGATTCGAGCCACAGCATTATGCTGCAAAGGAACCTCATCTACACCGCCATCACGCGTGCGAAAGGCCATGTGTGGATTTTGTCTGCACCAGGAGCATTCTACCAAGCCGTGCGCAACAACCGCAGCACAAGACGCTACACACGCCTCACCGAGAAGTTGGGTTAG
- a CDS encoding carbon starvation protein A, producing the protein MITFLIGVAILILGYFTYGKFVERVFGPDDRKTPALANPDGVDRVPMPHWKNVLIQLLNIAGIGPVIGVILGIKFGAIVFILLPLGNVLGGAVHDYFSGMISMRNNGYNVPALSRKFLGKGPAKLVMTLISVALILVGAVFTNTPAALVNTPILAGSHVSPTLFWIAVAVIFAYYFISTFFPIDKIIGRIYPVFGALLILASLAIFVGIVPNLNVLDEFCFADIMSNFHKHPAGQPIIPMLFVTIACGIISGFHSTQSPLVARTEVTEKTGRQTFYGMMIIEGLIGMIWAAGGMFIYHQMPELLTGASGVKVLSVLVSTVIPWAPISILVVVGVIILAITSGDTSLRSLRLTIAELTGLEQTSVRNRLILTIPMFALCAVIIFWSNLNPEGFNILWNYFSWSNQLMAVCSLCVATVYLRSKKKNFWIALIPCMFMTFITADYILWVSPENLKGAPLGFGLDYKTALVIALHDAAILGFFLCVRGKELTKMPDFDADVWRPELDEGKIPKAQ; encoded by the coding sequence ATGATAACATTCCTAATCGGTGTTGCAATCCTCATCCTTGGATATTTCACCTACGGCAAGTTCGTCGAACGCGTGTTCGGACCAGACGACCGCAAGACTCCGGCACTCGCAAACCCGGATGGCGTTGACCGAGTCCCGATGCCGCACTGGAAAAACGTTCTCATTCAGCTTTTGAACATTGCAGGCATTGGCCCTGTGATCGGCGTGATTCTTGGCATCAAGTTTGGCGCCATCGTGTTCATCTTGCTCCCGCTCGGAAACGTGCTCGGCGGTGCTGTGCACGACTACTTCAGCGGCATGATCAGCATGCGCAACAACGGTTACAACGTTCCGGCACTCTCCCGTAAGTTCTTGGGCAAGGGTCCGGCAAAGCTTGTGATGACACTTATCTCGGTCGCGCTCATTCTCGTTGGCGCCGTGTTCACCAACACTCCGGCAGCACTCGTGAATACGCCGATTCTCGCAGGCAGCCACGTTTCGCCGACTCTTTTCTGGATTGCCGTCGCCGTCATTTTTGCCTACTACTTCATCAGCACCTTCTTCCCGATTGACAAGATTATCGGCCGCATCTACCCGGTTTTTGGCGCCCTCCTGATTCTCGCCTCCCTCGCTATTTTCGTGGGCATCGTCCCGAACTTGAACGTCCTCGATGAATTCTGCTTTGCAGACATCATGAGCAACTTCCATAAGCATCCGGCTGGCCAGCCGATCATCCCGATGCTCTTCGTGACGATTGCTTGCGGCATCATCAGCGGTTTTCACAGCACACAAAGCCCGCTCGTTGCCCGTACGGAAGTGACCGAAAAGACCGGTCGCCAGACGTTCTACGGCATGATGATTATTGAAGGTTTGATTGGTATGATTTGGGCCGCAGGTGGCATGTTCATTTATCACCAGATGCCGGAACTTTTGACAGGCGCTTCGGGCGTGAAGGTTTTGAGCGTTCTCGTTTCGACCGTGATTCCTTGGGCTCCGATTTCGATCCTCGTGGTCGTGGGCGTAATTATCCTTGCTATTACAAGTGGCGACACAAGCCTCCGCAGCCTCCGCCTTACGATTGCTGAACTTACGGGCCTTGAACAGACCTCCGTGCGTAACCGTTTGATTCTCACGATTCCGATGTTCGCTCTCTGCGCTGTGATTATCTTCTGGAGCAACTTGAACCCCGAAGGTTTCAATATCTTGTGGAACTACTTCAGCTGGAGCAACCAGCTCATGGCCGTTTGCAGCCTCTGCGTGGCAACCGTTTATCTCCGCAGTAAAAAGAAGAACTTCTGGATTGCGCTTATCCCGTGCATGTTCATGACGTTCATTACGGCTGATTACATCCTCTGGGTGAGCCCGGAAAACCTCAAGGGCGCTCCGCTCGGCTTTGGTCTCGACTACAAGACCGCTCTTGTGATCGCACTCCATGACGCTGCTATTCTCGGATTCTTCCTCTGCGTTCGTGGCAAGGAGCTTACCAAGATGCCTGATTTCGATGCCGATGTTTGGAGACCGGAACTGGACGAAGGTAAAATTCCGAAGGCTCAGTAA
- the recO gene encoding DNA repair protein RecO: MIKTRAIVLHRFPYSDSSFIVKALTEESGIVSFIVKGGKKKESPFRGALDPLALSEVVFRQNPNTDLQFIKEATLLDWRKNLRNDLLSTAKAQVMTEMILRYAPQGVPLQEEFERLEQAISEFDEVITDKSRIFAQWLLDTCDMWGYNLDLTTCSRCGRTLEKPAADFFPETGGFVCQTCLGVEHPRARLETLNGLWALQTGGKIERPEFAENALLTYLRHHIGFLKEIHSIKFLNETRKLFDYH, encoded by the coding sequence ATGATCAAAACTCGCGCTATAGTTCTGCACCGCTTTCCGTACAGCGATTCTAGCTTTATCGTCAAGGCGCTTACGGAAGAAAGCGGGATTGTCTCGTTTATCGTGAAGGGCGGAAAGAAAAAGGAATCTCCGTTCCGGGGAGCCCTTGATCCGCTCGCGTTAAGCGAAGTCGTTTTTCGCCAAAATCCGAATACCGATTTGCAGTTCATCAAGGAAGCTACGCTTTTGGACTGGCGTAAGAACTTGCGCAACGATTTACTCAGCACAGCGAAAGCGCAGGTCATGACCGAAATGATTCTGCGTTACGCGCCGCAAGGCGTCCCCCTGCAAGAAGAATTTGAGCGGTTGGAACAAGCCATCAGCGAATTTGATGAGGTTATCACCGACAAGTCGCGCATTTTTGCGCAGTGGCTCCTGGACACTTGCGATATGTGGGGCTACAATCTAGACCTCACCACTTGCAGCCGCTGCGGTCGCACACTCGAAAAGCCTGCCGCAGACTTTTTCCCCGAAACAGGCGGATTCGTATGCCAAACATGCCTCGGTGTCGAGCACCCGCGTGCACGATTAGAAACGCTCAATGGGCTTTGGGCGCTTCAAACAGGCGGCAAAATCGAGCGTCCTGAATTCGCCGAGAACGCGCTCCTCACCTACTTGCGCCATCACATCGGATTTTTAAAAGAAATCCACTCCATAAAATTCTTGAACGAAACACGAAAGCTGTTTGATTATCATTAA
- a CDS encoding pseudouridine synthase yields the protein MRINKYISLSGFASRRAADELVADGRVQVNGETISDLGHQVDETKDQVTVDGKLLKLPTNKKTKVIMLHKPAGCVCTKDDPQGRRTVYDYLPPGYHNFKYVGRLDLQSRGLLLFTDDGELLYRLTHPSFEVPRSYYVWTTRPLSESAAQRLVDGVDIRDPEDPDAQEEIAFATDVYLENGFAELVLIEGKNREIRRMMRAIGYEIRDLKRVSYCQIQLGDLPAGEFRELTPNELNKLRQAVHL from the coding sequence ATGCGTATAAACAAGTACATTTCTCTCAGTGGTTTTGCTAGCCGCCGTGCCGCAGACGAACTCGTCGCCGACGGTCGCGTACAGGTAAACGGAGAAACAATCTCTGACCTCGGCCATCAAGTGGACGAAACCAAGGACCAGGTGACGGTTGACGGAAAGTTGCTGAAGCTCCCGACAAACAAGAAAACAAAAGTCATCATGCTCCACAAGCCGGCTGGTTGTGTTTGCACCAAGGACGACCCGCAGGGCCGCCGCACGGTTTACGATTACTTGCCACCGGGATACCATAATTTCAAGTACGTTGGACGACTTGACTTGCAAAGCCGCGGTCTCTTGCTTTTCACCGACGACGGCGAATTGCTTTACCGCCTCACGCACCCGAGTTTTGAAGTGCCGCGCAGCTACTACGTGTGGACCACTCGCCCGCTCAGCGAATCTGCCGCCCAGCGCTTGGTCGATGGCGTGGACATCCGCGACCCGGAAGATCCGGACGCCCAGGAAGAAATTGCATTCGCCACAGACGTCTACCTCGAAAACGGATTTGCAGAACTTGTGCTTATCGAAGGCAAAAACCGTGAAATCCGCCGCATGATGCGTGCCATCGGTTACGAAATCCGCGACCTCAAGCGCGTAAGCTACTGCCAAATTCAGCTCGGCGACTTGCCCGCAGGCGAATTCCGCGAACTCACGCCCAACGAATTGAACAAATTGCGACAGGCCGTGCACTTGTAG
- the nadA gene encoding quinolinate synthase NadA, producing MTAEELYNRLKSVKPGAALCTYTMEKVEKMLPLINEINELKKEQDTVILAHSYCAPEILLGVADFTGDSFKLSKDATTVQQKTILFSAVRFMGETAKILNPQKDVIIPGPLTGCSLADSITGKDVEELRKQNPDYTFVCYINTTADVKAACDVCVTSGNVMHIVETIPSDKIFFVPDALMGQNIIDEMKRRGVKKDIKLYNGCCYVHENYDPDLIQFFRSQNPNLKVISHPECNPSVAMLSDYVGSTGQMVSYINQQPKDSCILLLTECGLNARMHYEHPDMNFIGSCCMCKYMKSNSLENILEALRHPEKAEHISLDEGVRVKAKKCIDAMFKYAE from the coding sequence ATGACAGCAGAAGAACTTTACAATCGTCTCAAGTCCGTCAAGCCGGGCGCAGCCCTTTGCACCTACACCATGGAAAAAGTGGAAAAGATGCTCCCGCTCATCAACGAAATCAACGAGCTCAAGAAAGAACAGGATACCGTTATCCTCGCCCACAGCTACTGCGCTCCTGAAATTCTTTTGGGCGTTGCCGACTTCACTGGCGATAGCTTTAAGCTCAGCAAGGACGCCACCACCGTCCAGCAAAAGACCATTCTCTTCTCTGCCGTGCGTTTCATGGGCGAAACCGCCAAGATTTTGAACCCGCAAAAGGATGTGATTATCCCGGGCCCGCTCACGGGTTGCAGCCTCGCCGATTCCATTACCGGCAAGGATGTCGAAGAACTCCGCAAGCAGAATCCGGACTACACGTTTGTCTGCTACATCAACACGACTGCCGACGTGAAGGCCGCCTGCGATGTCTGCGTGACTAGCGGTAACGTGATGCACATCGTCGAAACGATTCCGTCCGACAAGATTTTCTTTGTTCCGGATGCTCTCATGGGCCAGAACATCATCGACGAAATGAAGCGTCGCGGTGTCAAGAAGGACATCAAGCTCTATAACGGCTGCTGCTACGTTCACGAAAACTACGACCCGGATTTAATCCAGTTCTTCCGTAGCCAAAACCCGAATCTCAAGGTGATTAGCCACCCGGAATGCAACCCGTCTGTCGCCATGCTTAGTGACTACGTCGGAAGCACAGGCCAGATGGTGAGCTACATCAACCAGCAGCCCAAAGACAGCTGCATTTTGCTCCTCACGGAATGCGGCCTCAATGCCCGTATGCACTACGAACATCCGGACATGAACTTTATCGGTAGCTGCTGCATGTGCAAATACATGAAGTCGAACTCACTCGAAAACATTCTGGAAGCACTCCGCCACCCCGAAAAGGCAGAACACATCTCGCTCGACGAAGGCGTGCGCGTGAAGGCCAAGAAGTGCATCGACGCCATGTTCAAATATGCCGAATAA
- a CDS encoding phosphatase, with protein sequence MENKLQATIDIGSHSCILLIAAFEVAPAESSEAPVAPRKILVPKLQKVEVCRLGEDIYEHGKITPERIQELVNIMTKFRMDLHALGADLKAVAMTEAMRKATNPDEVIEAVEKAVWVKPRVITGEEEGKLTYRSVKEWHGEGNVTIDIGGGSTELSNGETTFSIPVGALKMFKAMGPIPGPEYKKFIKETFKDLSFKGMTKKPVYLIGGTGTALAMVFLNSQTFDYKAIEGLEMSLADLEAVTTRITNLSKELRAMLPGLGNGRHEVIICGLFWLRSLLEKLRVETFKISTAGLRFGLLYPPEKEPEPKPKKRPAFLKKTDATSETAIPEQVGDDK encoded by the coding sequence GTGGAAAATAAACTCCAGGCAACCATTGACATCGGGAGTCACAGCTGCATTTTGCTAATCGCAGCGTTCGAAGTCGCACCTGCCGAATCAAGTGAAGCGCCTGTAGCACCGCGCAAGATTCTCGTGCCGAAACTCCAGAAGGTCGAAGTCTGCCGCCTCGGCGAAGACATTTACGAACACGGGAAAATCACGCCCGAACGCATCCAGGAACTCGTCAACATCATGACCAAGTTCCGCATGGACTTGCACGCCCTCGGCGCAGACCTCAAGGCAGTCGCGATGACCGAAGCCATGCGCAAGGCCACAAACCCGGACGAAGTGATTGAAGCTGTCGAAAAAGCAGTATGGGTCAAGCCGCGCGTCATCACCGGAGAAGAAGAAGGCAAGCTCACCTACCGCTCCGTCAAGGAATGGCACGGCGAAGGAAACGTCACAATTGACATCGGTGGCGGTTCCACAGAACTCAGCAACGGCGAAACGACATTCTCGATTCCCGTTGGCGCGCTCAAGATGTTCAAGGCGATGGGCCCAATTCCCGGTCCGGAATACAAGAAGTTTATCAAGGAAACATTCAAGGACTTGTCCTTCAAGGGCATGACGAAAAAGCCTGTCTACCTTATCGGTGGTACAGGCACCGCACTTGCGATGGTCTTCTTGAACAGCCAAACGTTTGACTACAAGGCGATTGAAGGTCTCGAAATGAGCCTTGCCGACCTTGAAGCGGTCACCACGCGCATCACGAATCTTTCGAAAGAACTCCGCGCGATGCTCCCAGGACTTGGAAACGGCCGCCACGAAGTTATCATTTGCGGTTTGTTCTGGTTGCGTTCGCTCCTCGAAAAGCTTCGCGTAGAAACGTTCAAGATCAGTACGGCAGGACTCCGCTTCGGACTCCTCTACCCGCCAGAAAAAGAACCGGAACCCAAGCCAAAGAAGCGCCCGGCATTCCTAAAAAAGACGGATGCCACATCCGAGACGGCGATCCCCGAACAGGTCGGGGATGACAAATAA
- a CDS encoding metallophosphoesterase — translation MKRTLYIGDVHGCADELSAIIDQFGFVRGSDTIYQTGDIINKGPDMMRAMRIVEELGILTVRGNHEEHLIRMMETPKSNWTEKQKKRFKALSLDEWVYIRDTVKNWPLWRDTPHALLVHAGLEPGKTRLEDMSPEVLLSIRYWNDKPWFEQVKWNKLVIFGHWAKMGFVNIPGFIGLDSGCVYGKALTAWCPEEDKFYSVPALREYTPVKDKAKESEAAPCKVLGDNSPDSVPPKTFDEIKERIASGDIARKEETPEESNIRKASPSISAEWAGY, via the coding sequence ATGAAACGTACTTTATATATCGGTGATGTTCATGGTTGCGCAGACGAACTCTCTGCGATTATCGACCAATTCGGCTTTGTGCGCGGTAGCGATACCATTTACCAGACCGGCGATATCATCAACAAAGGTCCCGACATGATGCGTGCCATGCGCATTGTCGAGGAACTCGGCATTCTAACCGTCCGCGGAAACCACGAAGAACATCTCATCCGCATGATGGAAACGCCCAAGAGCAACTGGACCGAAAAGCAGAAGAAGCGCTTCAAGGCGCTTTCGCTTGACGAATGGGTTTACATCCGCGATACCGTGAAGAACTGGCCGCTCTGGCGCGACACGCCGCACGCCCTCCTCGTGCACGCAGGCCTAGAACCGGGCAAGACGCGTCTCGAAGACATGAGCCCCGAAGTGCTCCTTTCCATCCGCTACTGGAATGACAAACCCTGGTTTGAACAGGTCAAGTGGAACAAGCTCGTCATCTTTGGACATTGGGCCAAGATGGGCTTCGTGAACATTCCTGGATTTATCGGTCTCGATTCCGGTTGCGTCTACGGCAAGGCACTCACCGCCTGGTGCCCCGAAGAAGACAAGTTCTACAGCGTCCCCGCCCTCCGCGAATACACACCCGTCAAGGACAAGGCAAAAGAATCCGAAGCCGCCCCCTGCAAAGTGCTCGGCGACAACTCCCCCGATTCCGTGCCACCCAAGACGTTCGACGAAATTAAGGAACGGATTGCAAGTGGCGACATCGCCCGCAAGGAAGAGACTCCCGAAGAATCGAACATCCGCAAGGCAAGCCCCTCCATCAGCGCTGAATGGGCCGGGTATTAA